A region from the Negativicutes bacterium genome encodes:
- a CDS encoding FAD-binding oxidoreductase: MKNKAEVVIIGGGVNGCAIAYHLAKNGCKDVVVLERSYLASGSTGRCGAGVRQQWGTEMNCRLSTGSCRDLENMNEELEYDGDIEFHQGGYLLVAYTEHQVEQFRQNVKLQNSLGIASQFLTPREAKQIVPHLNIEPLMAATFYQKDGHCNPFHVTQAFADAARRLGVEINTFTTVTGIKTENGAVKGVTTDQGEISTNIVVDAAGGYADEIAEMAGVKIPSYSERHQILVTEPVEAFQSCMVMSFHHNTYCQQSPQGSFIMGLGDFNEPHSHDIMSSWEFLKNMSDKITAMLPPLRYLRVVRQWAGLYHLTPDRTPILGSTSQLKGFEMALGFSGHGFMIAPMTGRLMAAHILGLDHPDLDILNTLNIDRFAKGNLFVEPSVV, from the coding sequence AAGAAGTTATCTGGCTTCCGGCTCGACCGGCCGCTGCGGCGCCGGTGTGCGTCAGCAATGGGGTACCGAGATGAACTGCCGTCTATCCACCGGTTCCTGCCGCGATCTGGAAAATATGAATGAAGAACTGGAATATGACGGAGATATCGAATTTCATCAGGGCGGCTATCTGCTGGTTGCTTACACGGAGCATCAGGTAGAGCAGTTCCGGCAAAATGTCAAGCTGCAAAACAGTCTGGGTATCGCCTCTCAGTTTCTTACTCCCCGGGAAGCCAAACAGATTGTACCCCATCTGAACATTGAACCGCTGATGGCGGCGACCTTCTATCAAAAAGACGGTCATTGCAATCCTTTTCATGTCACGCAGGCCTTCGCGGATGCCGCCCGCCGTTTGGGTGTGGAAATCAATACTTTTACCACCGTAACCGGCATAAAAACGGAAAACGGAGCGGTCAAAGGTGTTACTACCGATCAGGGTGAAATTTCTACCAATATCGTGGTGGACGCCGCCGGCGGTTATGCCGACGAGATTGCGGAAATGGCCGGAGTGAAGATCCCCAGCTATTCCGAACGGCATCAAATTTTGGTTACGGAGCCGGTGGAAGCTTTCCAGAGCTGTATGGTGATGAGTTTCCATCATAACACTTATTGCCAGCAGTCTCCGCAGGGGTCTTTCATCATGGGTTTGGGTGATTTTAACGAGCCGCACAGTCACGATATCATGAGCAGCTGGGAATTTTTGAAAAACATGTCCGATAAGATCACCGCCATGCTGCCGCCGCTGCGCTACCTGCGGGTGGTGCGGCAATGGGCCGGACTCTATCATCTGACTCCCGATCGTACGCCGATCTTAGGCAGCACCAGTCAATTAAAGGGTTTTGAAATGGCGCTCGGGTTTTCCGGCCACGGCTTTATGATCGCCCCGATGACCGGCCGTCTGATGGCGGCTCATATTCTGGGACTTGACCATCCGGACCTGGATATTTTAAATACGCTGAATATTGATCGTTTTGCCAAAGGGAATTTATTCGTGGAACCTTCTGTGGTATAA